The following are encoded together in the Variovorax sp. PBS-H4 genome:
- a CDS encoding amidase: MTRISNPGAPAASASAGTLPPDVCRWGATDIAARIRDGAISSVEVTQAFHARIDAVNPRLNAIVHADRERALQMAREADALRARAPQEMGCLHGVPVTIKLNVDVAGEATTNGVPAFADRIAPADSAVVANLRRAGAVILGRTNVPPFSFRWFTENPLHGRTLNPWRTEITSGGSSGGAAVAAASGMCALAHGTDIAGSIRYPAYVNGVVGLRPTPGRVPACHPTTTTRFLGLQLFSAQGVLARGVRDVELGLRAMAAEGASDPTWISAPLDFPDDGAPVRVACVDEIPDTRLAPEVKAALSQAARSLEAAGYRVERVVPPGIDEALEIWLAVVMNEVRMGMLSAVEAMQDASILSSVRSMAACAPAPELHAYATALARRDVLRREWNEFFERYPLLLMPTSCRAPMPWGEDLQGPEKMRELLADQSPLIAVAALSLPGLHVPTGLQAGLPSGVQLVAASFRERRLLEAARIIERDAEPFPDAAMNRA, translated from the coding sequence ATGACTCGAATCAGCAATCCAGGTGCACCGGCTGCGTCAGCGTCGGCTGGCACGCTGCCACCTGACGTGTGCCGGTGGGGAGCGACGGACATCGCTGCGCGCATTCGCGACGGAGCCATCTCCAGCGTCGAAGTGACGCAGGCCTTCCACGCCCGCATCGATGCCGTGAATCCAAGGCTGAACGCTATCGTCCACGCAGACCGTGAACGCGCCCTGCAGATGGCGCGCGAAGCCGATGCGCTGCGGGCTCGCGCACCGCAAGAGATGGGATGCCTTCACGGGGTGCCCGTCACCATCAAGCTCAACGTCGACGTGGCGGGAGAGGCGACGACGAACGGCGTTCCGGCTTTCGCAGACCGCATCGCACCGGCCGACAGCGCCGTGGTGGCCAACCTGCGGCGCGCCGGCGCGGTGATCCTCGGCCGGACCAACGTGCCGCCCTTCTCCTTCAGGTGGTTCACCGAGAACCCGCTGCATGGAAGGACCTTGAACCCTTGGCGCACTGAGATCACCTCCGGCGGCTCGAGCGGCGGTGCGGCGGTTGCCGCGGCTTCGGGTATGTGCGCCTTGGCGCATGGCACCGACATTGCGGGCTCGATCCGCTACCCGGCCTATGTCAACGGGGTGGTGGGCCTGCGTCCGACGCCGGGTCGCGTCCCGGCCTGCCATCCCACGACCACGACGCGCTTTCTCGGATTGCAGCTCTTCTCGGCGCAGGGCGTGCTGGCGCGCGGCGTCAGGGACGTCGAGTTGGGCCTGCGCGCGATGGCGGCCGAAGGCGCCAGCGATCCGACCTGGATCTCTGCGCCACTGGACTTCCCCGACGACGGCGCACCTGTGCGCGTGGCGTGTGTGGATGAAATCCCCGACACGCGGCTGGCCCCTGAAGTCAAGGCTGCCCTGTCGCAGGCAGCGCGCTCACTGGAAGCGGCGGGCTATCGGGTCGAGCGCGTCGTGCCACCCGGCATCGACGAAGCCCTGGAGATCTGGCTGGCCGTGGTGATGAACGAAGTGCGCATGGGCATGTTGTCCGCTGTCGAGGCCATGCAGGACGCCAGCATCCTGAGTTCAGTCCGCTCGATGGCAGCCTGCGCTCCGGCCCCCGAACTGCACGCGTATGCCACGGCACTGGCGAGGCGCGACGTGCTGCGCCGAGAGTGGAACGAATTCTTCGAGCGCTATCCGCTGCTGCTCATGCCGACTTCGTGCCGGGCCCCGATGCCGTGGGGCGAAGACTTGCAGGGGCCGGAAAAGATGCGTGAACTGCTCGCGGACCAATCTCCTCTGATTGCGGTCGCGGCGCTGAGCCTGCCGGGACTCCATGTTCCGACCGGGCTGCAGGCGGGTTTGCCGAGCGGCGTGCAACTGGTGGCCGCAAGCTTTCGTGAACGGCGCCTGCTCGAAGCCGCACGGATCATCGAGCGCGACGCGGAGCCTTTTCCCGACGCCGCGATGAACAGAGCCTGA